The DNA segment CCGCCGCGGCGCCGCTGAGGCTCTGGCCCTGCAGGACGAAGGTGCGCAGCACCATCGGCAGCGGCCACTTGTCCGAGTCCTGGAGGTAGAGCAGCGAGTTGAAGAAGGCGTTCCAGTACGCGACGGCGTAGAAGAGGCCGACGACCGCGATGACCGCCTTGGAGAGCGGCAGGACGACCTGGAGCAGGATGCGGAAGTCCCCGGCGCCGTCGACGCGCGCCGCGTCGTACAGCTCCTCGGGCAGGTTCATGAAGAAGGCGCGCAGCACGACCAGGTTGAAGGCGCTCATCAGGGTGGGGATGACGAGAGCGGCGTAGGTGTTGTACAGGCCGAGCTGGTTGACCAGCAGGAAGTTCGGGATGATGCCGGCGTTGAAGAGCATGGTGAACAGGGCCGTCATCAGGATGAAGCGGGAGCCCGTGACACTGCGGCGGGAGAGCCCGTACGCCATGCCGATGGTGGCCA comes from the Streptomyces sp. NBC_01471 genome and includes:
- a CDS encoding carbohydrate ABC transporter permease, producing the protein MERPTRLGLTGKGIVLVLVVVAVAYPLLGVIGTSFASQTDIIKSTGLVLWPDHPTLDAYRTIFTGGVVSRALLVSVGITVFGTAASLLATIGMAYGLSRRSVTGSRFILMTALFTMLFNAGIIPNFLLVNQLGLYNTYAALVIPTLMSAFNLVVLRAFFMNLPEELYDAARVDGAGDFRILLQVVLPLSKAVIAVVGLFYAVAYWNAFFNSLLYLQDSDKWPLPMVLRTFVLQGQSLSGAAAGESVAPQEAVQMGVLVVAVVPILLVYPFVQRYFTKGVLTGAIKG